In a genomic window of Chaetodon auriga isolate fChaAug3 chromosome 1, fChaAug3.hap1, whole genome shotgun sequence:
- the wdr59 gene encoding GATOR2 complex protein WDR59 isoform X2 — MAARWSSENVVVEFRDAQATAMSVDCLGSHAVLSGRRFLYMVNLEAPSEPPRKIGRQSKWDVGTVQWNPHRSESHVFAASSNQRVDLYSWRDGCGEVHTSLQGHTRVISDLDWSWFEPEFLVTSSVDTYIYIWDTRDTRKPTVALSAVAGASQVKWNRKNQYLLASSHDGDIRIWDKRKPNTAVEYVAAHLSKIHGLDWHPDNEFILATSSQDNSVRFWDYRQPRKYLNILSCQVPVWKARYTPFSNGLVTVMVPQLRRENSLLLWSTLDLNSPVHAFVGHDDVVLEFQWRPQKEGSKDFQLVTWSRDQTLRIWRVDPQLQKLCVSDVVEDLMDGMSLTVEAEKSLSSQEPGSHHSVGPAAENLQDQDSGGRQDSAGSGLPQTLQQEFSLVNLQIRNVNVEMDAVNRSCVVSAHFGSHQVHLVMKFPAQYPNNAVPTFQFVSPTTIPSAMKTKIQKILTDTSLQKVKRNQNCLEPCVRQLVSCLESDMTQEDGPASGPFILSNPVTPALQAFPRVTNTYGSYQDANIPFPRTSGARFCGTGCLVYFTRPITMHRSAPPTEPTPRSLSALSAYHSGVLTPMKMRSESQSTLRLYSGSPTRSDKDTVSISSFYYKERKSRRFKTKREGTDYGNRPIKLAGKVIIQEISCLLPVHKALGESYILNMNDVQETCQKNAAAAVTVGRRDVAKVWALASAATNQDLSPDSDPDTETPWARHPFGRRLLETLLDHYSHMSDVQTLAMLCSVFRAQAPAQDCYSLYGHHASRSSMFPPHHSRYPSFTSSSITSGSCSSTSDSITTTTWNTGRDPEHANPWGESSPDDYRYGSQGYTDPREREREQHDMNKRLLDPANTLQFDDFKKCYGEILYRWGLREKRAEVLKFASCPPEPHKGIEFGVYCCHCRSQARGTQCAVCKRLTFQCAICHVAVRGSSNFCLSCGHGGHTSHMMDWFRQQDECPAGCGCHCLLQSTF, encoded by the exons ATGGCGGCCCGCTGGAGCAGTGAGAATGTGGTGGTTGAGTTTCGGGATGCCCAG GCCACCGCCATGTCCGTGGACTGCCTGGGCTCGCACGCCGTGCTGTCTGG GCGGCGTTTCCTCTACATGGTGAACCTGGAGGCTCCGTCTGAGCCGCCGAGGAAGATCGGCCGACAGAGTAAATGGGACGTGGGGACGGTCCAGTGGAATCCTCACAGATCAGAGTCCCACGTCTTCGCTGCCTCG AGTAACCAGCGTGTGGATCTGTACTCATGGAGAGACGGCTGTGGAGAAGTTCACACCTCCCTGCAGGGACACACCCGGGTCATCAG tgACCTGGACTGGTCCTGGTTTGAGCCTGAGTTCCTGGTCACCAGTTCAGTGGACACCTACATCTACATCTGGGACACCAG AGACACTCGGAAACCCACGGTGGCGCTGTCTGCTGTCG CCGGGGCGTCTCAGGTGAAGTGGAACAGGAAGAACCAGTACCTGCTGGCGTCCAGCCACGATGGAGACATCCGGATCTGGGACAAAAGA AAGCCGAACACGGCGGTGGAGTACGTGGCGGCTCACCTGTCCAAGATCCACGGCCTCGACTGGCATCCAGACAACGAGTTCATCCTCGCCACGTCGAGCCAGGACAACTCAGTGAGG TTTTGGGATTACCGACAGCCCAGGAAGTACCTGAACATCCTGTCCTGTCAGGTGCCGGTGTGGAAGGCCAGGTACACG CCCTTCTCCAACGGCCTGGTCACAGTGATGGTTCCtcagctgaggagagagaacagTCTGTTACTGTGGAGCACGCTCGACCTCAACAGTCCCGTCCACGCCTTCGTGGGACACGATGATGTGGTGCTGGAGTTCCAGTGGAGGCCGCAGAAAGAAG gctcCAAGGACTTCCAGCTGGTCACGTGGTCCAGAGACCAGACTCTGAGGATATGGAGGGTGGACCCTCAGCTGCAGAAG ctgtgtgtcagtgacgTGGTGGAGGACCTGATGGACGGGATGTCTCTCACCGTGGAGGCGGAGAAGTCTCTGTCGTCTCAGGAGCCCGGCAGTCATCACAGCGTCGGCCCTGCGGCTGAAAACCTGCAGG ATCAGGACTCTGGAGGCCGTCAGGACTCGGCGGGTTCAGGTCTTCCTCAGACTCTGCAGCAGGAGTTCTCATTGGTCAACCTGCAGATCAGAAACGTCAACGTGGAG ATGGATGCGGTGAACCGTAGCTGCGTGGTGTCGGCTCACTTCGGCAGCCATCAGGTTCACCTGGTGATGAAGTTTCCTGCTCAGTATCCCAACAATGCCGTGCCCACCTTCCAGTTCGTCTCCCCGACAACCATTCCCTCCGCCATGAAGACCAAGATCCAGAAG ATTCTGACGGACACGTCACTTCAGAAGGTGAAGAGGAACCAGAACTGTCTGGAGCCGTGTGTCCGCCAGCTGGTGTCCTGTCTGGAGTCAGACATG ACGCAGGAGGACGGTCCAGCCTCGGGTCCCTTCATCCTGTCCAACCCCGTCACTCCGGCCCTGCAGGCGTTTCCTCGAGTCACCAACACGTACGGCTCCTATCAG GACGCCAACATCCCGTTCCCTCGGACCTCCGGCGCTCGTTTCTGTGGCACCGGCTGTTTGGTTTACTTCACCCGACCAATCACCATGCACCGCTCTGCCCCGCCCACTGAGCCCACGCCCAG GTCCCTGTCGGCTCTGTCGGCCTATCACAGCGGAGTGCTGACTCCGATGAAGATGCGTTCAGAGTCTCAGAGCACCCTGCGTTTGTACAGCGGCAGCCCGACGCGCTCCGACAAAGACACTGTGTCCATCTCGTCCTTCTACTATAAAGAACGG AAATCCCGCCGGTTTAAGACGAAGCGAGAGGGGACGGACTACGGCAACCGTCCCATCAAACTGGCCGGGAAGGTCATCATCCAGGAGATCTCCTGCCTGCTGCCCGTCCACAAAGCTCTGGGCGAGAGCTACAT tctgAACATGAACGACGTCCAGGAAACGTGTCAGAAGAACGCAGCGGCGGCCGTCACGGTCGGACGCAGAGACGTAGCAAAG gTGTGGGCGCTGGCGTCAGCAGCGACCAATCAGGACCTGAGTCCAGACTCAGACCCGGACACAGAGACGCCCTGGGCCAGACACCCGTTTGGACGCCGCCTGCTGGAGACTCT TTTGGATCACTACAGCCACATGAGCGACGTCCAGACGCTGGCCatgctgtgcagtgtgttcAGAGCTCAGGCTCCAGCTCAGGACTGTTACTCCCTGTATGGACATCACGCGTCTCGCTCCTCCATGTTCCCTCCACACCACTCCAGATAT CCCAGCTtcacctccagctccatcacCTCGGGCTCGTGCTCCAGCACCTCTGACTCCATCACTACGACCACCTGGAACACAG GTAGAGACCCTGAGCACGCCAACCCCTGGGGCGAATCCTCTCCTGACGACTATCGCTACGGCTCCCAGGGTTACACAGACCCCCGGGAACGAGAGCGAGAGCAGCACGACATGAACAAGAG ACTGCTGGACCCCGCCAACACGCTGCAGTTTGACGACTTCAAGAAGTGTTACGGCGAAATCTTGTACCGCTGGGGTCTGAGGGAGAAGAGGGCCGAGGTGCTGAAGTTCGCCTCCTGCCCTCCTGAACCTCACAAAGGCATCG AGTTCGGCGTGTACTGCTGTCACTGTCGCAGTCAGGCTCGTGGGACTCAGTGCGCCGTCTGCAAGCGTCTCACCTTCCAGTGCGCCATCTGTCACGTGGCCGTACGCGGCTCCTCCAACTTCTGCCTGAGCTGCGGTCACGGAGGACACACCAGTCACATGATGGACTGGTTCCGGCAGCAGGACGAGTGTCCGGCCGGCTGCGGCTGCCACTGCCTGCTGCAGAGCACCTTCTGA
- the wdr59 gene encoding GATOR2 complex protein WDR59 isoform X1 produces the protein MAARWSSENVVVEFRDAQATAMSVDCLGSHAVLSGRRFLYMVNLEAPSEPPRKIGRQSKWDVGTVQWNPHRSESHVFAASSNQRVDLYSWRDGCGEVHTSLQGHTRVISDLDWSWFEPEFLVTSSVDTYIYIWDTRDTRKPTVALSAVAGASQVKWNRKNQYLLASSHDGDIRIWDKRKPNTAVEYVAAHLSKIHGLDWHPDNEFILATSSQDNSVRFWDYRQPRKYLNILSCQVPVWKARYTPFSNGLVTVMVPQLRRENSLLLWSTLDLNSPVHAFVGHDDVVLEFQWRPQKEGSKDFQLVTWSRDQTLRIWRVDPQLQKLCVSDVVEDLMDGMSLTVEAEKSLSSQEPGSHHSVGPAAENLQDQDSGGRQDSAGSGLPQTLQQEFSLVNLQIRNVNVEMDAVNRSCVVSAHFGSHQVHLVMKFPAQYPNNAVPTFQFVSPTTIPSAMKTKIQKILTDTSLQKVKRNQNCLEPCVRQLVSCLESDMTQEDGPASGPFILSNPVTPALQAFPRVTNTYGSYQDANIPFPRTSGARFCGTGCLVYFTRPITMHRSAPPTEPTPRSLSALSAYHSGVLTPMKMRSESQSTLRLYSGSPTRSDKDTVSISSFYYKERKLPISASRRWSVQTLHDWPKSRRFKTKREGTDYGNRPIKLAGKVIIQEISCLLPVHKALGESYILNMNDVQETCQKNAAAAVTVGRRDVAKVWALASAATNQDLSPDSDPDTETPWARHPFGRRLLETLLDHYSHMSDVQTLAMLCSVFRAQAPAQDCYSLYGHHASRSSMFPPHHSRYPSFTSSSITSGSCSSTSDSITTTTWNTGRDPEHANPWGESSPDDYRYGSQGYTDPREREREQHDMNKRLLDPANTLQFDDFKKCYGEILYRWGLREKRAEVLKFASCPPEPHKGIEFGVYCCHCRSQARGTQCAVCKRLTFQCAICHVAVRGSSNFCLSCGHGGHTSHMMDWFRQQDECPAGCGCHCLLQSTF, from the exons ATGGCGGCCCGCTGGAGCAGTGAGAATGTGGTGGTTGAGTTTCGGGATGCCCAG GCCACCGCCATGTCCGTGGACTGCCTGGGCTCGCACGCCGTGCTGTCTGG GCGGCGTTTCCTCTACATGGTGAACCTGGAGGCTCCGTCTGAGCCGCCGAGGAAGATCGGCCGACAGAGTAAATGGGACGTGGGGACGGTCCAGTGGAATCCTCACAGATCAGAGTCCCACGTCTTCGCTGCCTCG AGTAACCAGCGTGTGGATCTGTACTCATGGAGAGACGGCTGTGGAGAAGTTCACACCTCCCTGCAGGGACACACCCGGGTCATCAG tgACCTGGACTGGTCCTGGTTTGAGCCTGAGTTCCTGGTCACCAGTTCAGTGGACACCTACATCTACATCTGGGACACCAG AGACACTCGGAAACCCACGGTGGCGCTGTCTGCTGTCG CCGGGGCGTCTCAGGTGAAGTGGAACAGGAAGAACCAGTACCTGCTGGCGTCCAGCCACGATGGAGACATCCGGATCTGGGACAAAAGA AAGCCGAACACGGCGGTGGAGTACGTGGCGGCTCACCTGTCCAAGATCCACGGCCTCGACTGGCATCCAGACAACGAGTTCATCCTCGCCACGTCGAGCCAGGACAACTCAGTGAGG TTTTGGGATTACCGACAGCCCAGGAAGTACCTGAACATCCTGTCCTGTCAGGTGCCGGTGTGGAAGGCCAGGTACACG CCCTTCTCCAACGGCCTGGTCACAGTGATGGTTCCtcagctgaggagagagaacagTCTGTTACTGTGGAGCACGCTCGACCTCAACAGTCCCGTCCACGCCTTCGTGGGACACGATGATGTGGTGCTGGAGTTCCAGTGGAGGCCGCAGAAAGAAG gctcCAAGGACTTCCAGCTGGTCACGTGGTCCAGAGACCAGACTCTGAGGATATGGAGGGTGGACCCTCAGCTGCAGAAG ctgtgtgtcagtgacgTGGTGGAGGACCTGATGGACGGGATGTCTCTCACCGTGGAGGCGGAGAAGTCTCTGTCGTCTCAGGAGCCCGGCAGTCATCACAGCGTCGGCCCTGCGGCTGAAAACCTGCAGG ATCAGGACTCTGGAGGCCGTCAGGACTCGGCGGGTTCAGGTCTTCCTCAGACTCTGCAGCAGGAGTTCTCATTGGTCAACCTGCAGATCAGAAACGTCAACGTGGAG ATGGATGCGGTGAACCGTAGCTGCGTGGTGTCGGCTCACTTCGGCAGCCATCAGGTTCACCTGGTGATGAAGTTTCCTGCTCAGTATCCCAACAATGCCGTGCCCACCTTCCAGTTCGTCTCCCCGACAACCATTCCCTCCGCCATGAAGACCAAGATCCAGAAG ATTCTGACGGACACGTCACTTCAGAAGGTGAAGAGGAACCAGAACTGTCTGGAGCCGTGTGTCCGCCAGCTGGTGTCCTGTCTGGAGTCAGACATG ACGCAGGAGGACGGTCCAGCCTCGGGTCCCTTCATCCTGTCCAACCCCGTCACTCCGGCCCTGCAGGCGTTTCCTCGAGTCACCAACACGTACGGCTCCTATCAG GACGCCAACATCCCGTTCCCTCGGACCTCCGGCGCTCGTTTCTGTGGCACCGGCTGTTTGGTTTACTTCACCCGACCAATCACCATGCACCGCTCTGCCCCGCCCACTGAGCCCACGCCCAG GTCCCTGTCGGCTCTGTCGGCCTATCACAGCGGAGTGCTGACTCCGATGAAGATGCGTTCAGAGTCTCAGAGCACCCTGCGTTTGTACAGCGGCAGCCCGACGCGCTCCGACAAAGACACTGTGTCCATCTCGTCCTTCTACTATAAAGAACGG AAGCTCCCAATCTCTGCCTCCCGCCGCTGGTCTGTCCAAACCCTCCATGATTGGCCG AAATCCCGCCGGTTTAAGACGAAGCGAGAGGGGACGGACTACGGCAACCGTCCCATCAAACTGGCCGGGAAGGTCATCATCCAGGAGATCTCCTGCCTGCTGCCCGTCCACAAAGCTCTGGGCGAGAGCTACAT tctgAACATGAACGACGTCCAGGAAACGTGTCAGAAGAACGCAGCGGCGGCCGTCACGGTCGGACGCAGAGACGTAGCAAAG gTGTGGGCGCTGGCGTCAGCAGCGACCAATCAGGACCTGAGTCCAGACTCAGACCCGGACACAGAGACGCCCTGGGCCAGACACCCGTTTGGACGCCGCCTGCTGGAGACTCT TTTGGATCACTACAGCCACATGAGCGACGTCCAGACGCTGGCCatgctgtgcagtgtgttcAGAGCTCAGGCTCCAGCTCAGGACTGTTACTCCCTGTATGGACATCACGCGTCTCGCTCCTCCATGTTCCCTCCACACCACTCCAGATAT CCCAGCTtcacctccagctccatcacCTCGGGCTCGTGCTCCAGCACCTCTGACTCCATCACTACGACCACCTGGAACACAG GTAGAGACCCTGAGCACGCCAACCCCTGGGGCGAATCCTCTCCTGACGACTATCGCTACGGCTCCCAGGGTTACACAGACCCCCGGGAACGAGAGCGAGAGCAGCACGACATGAACAAGAG ACTGCTGGACCCCGCCAACACGCTGCAGTTTGACGACTTCAAGAAGTGTTACGGCGAAATCTTGTACCGCTGGGGTCTGAGGGAGAAGAGGGCCGAGGTGCTGAAGTTCGCCTCCTGCCCTCCTGAACCTCACAAAGGCATCG AGTTCGGCGTGTACTGCTGTCACTGTCGCAGTCAGGCTCGTGGGACTCAGTGCGCCGTCTGCAAGCGTCTCACCTTCCAGTGCGCCATCTGTCACGTGGCCGTACGCGGCTCCTCCAACTTCTGCCTGAGCTGCGGTCACGGAGGACACACCAGTCACATGATGGACTGGTTCCGGCAGCAGGACGAGTGTCCGGCCGGCTGCGGCTGCCACTGCCTGCTGCAGAGCACCTTCTGA